Proteins encoded by one window of Myripristis murdjan chromosome 1, fMyrMur1.1, whole genome shotgun sequence:
- the cldnd1b gene encoding claudin domain-containing protein 1b produces the protein MVDNRYATALVIGSVLSLLATVYLSVAVGTQHWYQYRSLPVKHESSNASELREEFISGEFDEKTYSDTMFRLNGTLGLWWRCILVPGQSYWFKEPDPKMETQCVSFTLPQQFVPKFNDPGNHNSGEDLLRTYLWRCQFLLPLVSLALVFLSGLIGVCACLCRSFTPTLGVGVLHLLAGLCSLGTVCCFLAGIDLLHRNSAPPDGVESSLGWSLYLALISSPLQMMAAALFLWAARSHRKNYTRMAAYRVA, from the exons ATGGTAGATAACCGCTATGCCACAGCCCTGGTCATTGGCTCGGTGCTGAGCCTCCTGGCCACTGTGTACCTCTCTGTGGCAGTGGGAACACAACACTGGTATCAGTACCGCAGTCTGCCAGTCAAACATGAGTCAAGCAATGCCTCGGAGCTGCGTGAAGAGTTCATCAGCGGAGAGTTTGATGAGAAGACTTACAGCGACACGATGTTTCGTTTGAATGGCACCTTGGGACTGTGGTGGAGGTGTATCCTGGTGCCAGGACAGTCATACTGGTTCAAAGAGCCAG ATCCAAAGATGGAGACCCAGTGTGTCAGTTTCACTCTTCCTCAGCAGTTTGTTCCAAAGTTCAATGACCCGGGGAATCATAACAGCGGAGAAGATCTGCTGAGGACAT ACTTGTGGAGGTGCCAGTTTCTCCTGCCCCTTGTATCACTGGCTTTGGTTTTCCTCAGCGGCCTCATTGGTGTTTGTGCCTGCCTGTGCCGTAGCTTCACCCCCACTTTGGGGGTTGGAGTACTTCATCTACTTGCAG GTCTTTGCTCTCTGGGCACTGTATGCTGTTTCCTGGCGGGGATAGACCTGCTCCACCGCAACTCTGCACCACCAGACGGGGTGGAGAGCTCACTGGGCTGGTCCCTCTATCTTGCCCTCATCTCCTCCCCACTGCAAATGATGGCAGCAGCTTTGTTCCTTTGGGCAGCCAGAAGTCACCGCAAGAACTACACTCGCATGGCTGCATACAGGGTAGCCTAA